In Dyadobacter sp. NIV53, a single window of DNA contains:
- a CDS encoding DUF3341 domain-containing protein, which translates to MAELTGKYLVGVYDDDDTVLHAVPRLRKAGVKIQEVYSPFPIHGMDDALGHPRTRIGIAAFMFGVTGCCVALTLMIWTMGIDWPMIVGGKDPISIPNYIPITFELTVLFTAFGMVTTFFISNGLSPSAHNHPRFDVRSTDNKFVMAINMERNSMSVDEISRALRDSGAEEVNIRQF; encoded by the coding sequence ATGGCAGAGTTAACTGGTAAATATTTAGTCGGTGTATATGATGATGACGATACTGTGCTTCATGCAGTGCCGCGTCTTCGGAAAGCCGGGGTGAAAATACAGGAAGTGTATTCACCATTTCCAATTCATGGTATGGACGATGCATTGGGTCATCCTAGAACCAGGATAGGTATAGCTGCATTTATGTTTGGAGTAACAGGATGTTGTGTGGCTTTGACACTTATGATCTGGACAATGGGTATAGACTGGCCAATGATCGTAGGTGGTAAAGATCCAATATCTATTCCCAATTATATTCCGATTACATTTGAGCTGACTGTACTTTTTACAGCATTTGGAATGGTAACGACATTTTTTATATCAAATGGTTTGAGCCCTTCCGCACACAATCATCCCAGATTTGATGTTCGTTCTACGGATAATAAATTCGTAATGGCAATCAACATGGAAAGGAACTCAATGAGCGTAGATGAAATATCACGTGCTCTAAGAGACAGCGGTGCTGAGGAAGTTAACATCAGACAATTTTAA
- a CDS encoding quinol:cytochrome C oxidoreductase gives MASAHSIPSIEERFEFTSGAKKNLIIGGAVGVALILVGAYLAANGGGGHEAAAHGAEHAVSAIGHPTPENASRVHEAATAGHHEISWMARVWANIWVNAVYFTGISVVGMFFISYNYLAQAGWSAVFKRIPEALPAFLPVTGVIMLITFFFGGHDLFHWTHEGLFEVGGPEYDPIIAGKKGFLNTPFFVFRLVLYFVLWYGMWRVLRNFSLQEDEIGGTELYERSIKWATAFLVVFGVTSSTSAWDFVMSIDTHWFSTMFGWYTLASWHVAGLAVMTLTIVMLRERGYLRAVNSSHLRDLGKFVFAFSIFWTYVWFAQFLLIYYANQPEETIYFIERFRGYDGFFKAPFFITLILNFFFPFLILMARDAKATHSILKVACWSVIIGHYMDFYTNIMPGTLGSNAGFGPLEWGFFLLFLCAFGYSVASQLEKANLIPRHHPMLEESLHHDIA, from the coding sequence ATGGCATCAGCACATTCGATTCCTTCTATTGAAGAACGGTTTGAATTTACCTCAGGGGCTAAGAAGAACTTAATAATTGGTGGAGCTGTAGGAGTAGCTCTTATTTTAGTAGGTGCTTACCTGGCAGCAAATGGTGGAGGCGGACACGAAGCAGCAGCTCATGGAGCTGAACATGCGGTATCTGCAATAGGGCATCCTACACCGGAAAATGCATCCAGAGTTCACGAAGCAGCCACGGCGGGTCATCATGAGATAAGCTGGATGGCACGTGTTTGGGCTAATATTTGGGTAAATGCTGTTTACTTTACCGGTATTTCGGTAGTAGGAATGTTCTTCATATCTTATAATTATCTTGCTCAGGCAGGATGGTCAGCAGTATTTAAAAGAATCCCGGAGGCATTGCCGGCTTTCCTTCCAGTGACTGGTGTAATTATGCTAATCACATTTTTCTTTGGCGGGCATGATTTGTTTCATTGGACTCATGAAGGATTATTTGAAGTAGGCGGACCAGAATATGATCCGATTATTGCCGGTAAAAAAGGCTTTTTAAATACGCCGTTCTTTGTTTTCAGGTTAGTACTGTATTTCGTATTATGGTATGGTATGTGGAGAGTGCTACGTAATTTTTCGTTGCAGGAGGATGAAATAGGTGGAACTGAATTATACGAAAGATCGATCAAATGGGCAACTGCTTTTCTCGTAGTATTTGGGGTTACGTCTTCAACCTCTGCCTGGGATTTTGTAATGTCAATTGATACGCACTGGTTTAGTACGATGTTTGGATGGTATACACTTGCCAGCTGGCATGTTGCCGGATTGGCTGTAATGACCCTGACAATTGTGATGTTAAGAGAAAGAGGATATTTAAGGGCAGTTAATTCAAGCCACCTAAGAGATTTGGGTAAGTTTGTTTTTGCTTTCAGTATTTTCTGGACTTATGTATGGTTTGCTCAGTTTCTATTAATTTATTATGCTAACCAGCCTGAGGAAACGATCTATTTTATTGAGAGATTCAGAGGTTATGACGGGTTTTTTAAGGCTCCCTTCTTTATCACACTGATCCTTAACTTTTTCTTTCCTTTCTTAATATTAATGGCAAGGGATGCAAAAGCTACACACTCGATATTGAAAGTTGCTTGCTGGAGTGTAATTATTGGTCATTATATGGATTTTTATACGAATATAATGCCGGGCACACTTGGGTCTAACGCTGGATTTGGTCCGTTGGAATGGGGATTCTTTTTATTGTTTCTTTGTGCGTTTGGTTATTCAGTAGCATCTCAGCTAGAAAAGGCAAATCTGATACCAAGACATCATCCAATGTTGGAAGAGTCATTACATCACGATATCGCTTAA
- a CDS encoding cbb3-type cytochrome c oxidase subunit I, whose product MSAVEGMDTVHVDAQEHHHDSQNFWQKYIFCEDHKIIAKQYLITGIIWAVIGISMSVIFRIQLGLPNSNLSWLKPILGGWISDAGKLDPNFYLALVTMHGTIMVFFVLTAGLSGTFSNFLIPLQIGARDMASGFMNMLSYWFFFLASIIMFASLFLQTGPAAGGWVIYPPLSALPQAHPGSGMGMTLWLMSMAFFIVSQLLGGINYITTVINLRTRGMSFDRLPLTIWSFLITAVLGLISFPVLLSSVLLLIFDRHFGTSFYLSDIYINGEALPNVGGSPILFQHLFWFLGHPEVYIVLLPGLGITSEVIATNSRKPIFGYRAMIASMLGIAFLAFIVWAHHMFVTGMNPFLGSVFMFLTLIIAVPSAVKGFNYITTLWKGNIIFTPGMLFSIGLVSLFVSGGLTGIILGNSALDIQLHDTYFVVAHFHLVMGAASAFGLFAGVYHWFPKMFGRMMNPTLGQIHFWFTFIGIYLIFIPMHYVGIAGFPRRYYQFTSYDFTNKFMDMNMFISVAAIFSFLAQFIFLWNFFYSIFKGKRAPQNPWRSNTLEWTAPVVPGHGNWEGELPAVYRWSYDYSKPGAKEDFIPQNIPYSQTLESNFPHENELISTEKAIEAQNFNDQFNSH is encoded by the coding sequence ATGTCAGCTGTTGAAGGAATGGATACCGTCCATGTGGATGCTCAGGAACATCACCATGATTCGCAAAACTTCTGGCAGAAGTATATCTTCTGTGAGGACCACAAAATTATAGCAAAGCAATACCTTATCACTGGTATCATATGGGCGGTAATAGGAATATCCATGTCTGTTATTTTTCGTATACAACTTGGATTGCCTAATTCTAATCTGTCTTGGTTAAAACCGATTTTAGGTGGATGGATTAGTGATGCAGGAAAGCTTGACCCTAATTTTTACCTTGCATTGGTTACTATGCACGGTACGATTATGGTATTCTTTGTACTAACAGCAGGTTTGAGTGGAACTTTTAGTAATTTCCTTATTCCACTTCAGATTGGAGCCAGAGATATGGCATCAGGATTTATGAATATGTTGTCTTACTGGTTCTTTTTCCTTGCCAGTATTATCATGTTTGCTTCCTTGTTTTTACAAACGGGACCTGCTGCTGGTGGTTGGGTAATTTATCCTCCGTTAAGTGCATTACCTCAGGCTCATCCAGGATCAGGAATGGGTATGACATTGTGGTTAATGAGTATGGCCTTCTTTATTGTTTCTCAGCTTTTAGGTGGGATCAATTATATAACAACAGTCATAAACCTAAGAACAAGAGGAATGTCTTTCGATCGTCTTCCATTAACGATCTGGTCATTTTTGATTACTGCTGTACTTGGACTTATTTCATTCCCGGTTCTTTTATCATCCGTATTACTTTTAATATTTGACCGTCATTTCGGTACCAGTTTTTACCTTTCTGACATATATATTAACGGTGAAGCGTTGCCTAATGTTGGTGGTAGCCCTATCTTATTTCAGCATTTATTCTGGTTCCTTGGTCACCCTGAGGTATATATTGTTCTTCTTCCAGGTTTAGGTATTACTTCGGAAGTAATTGCAACCAATTCACGTAAGCCAATTTTTGGATATCGTGCCATGATTGCTTCTATGTTAGGTATTGCGTTCCTTGCATTTATTGTTTGGGCCCACCATATGTTTGTAACTGGTATGAATCCTTTCCTTGGATCCGTATTTATGTTCCTTACTTTGATTATTGCTGTTCCGTCTGCGGTTAAAGGTTTCAATTACATTACGACATTGTGGAAGGGTAACATTATTTTTACTCCTGGTATGTTGTTCTCAATTGGACTTGTATCCCTTTTCGTATCAGGTGGTCTGACTGGTATTATTCTTGGTAACAGTGCATTGGATATTCAATTGCATGATACTTATTTCGTGGTTGCGCATTTTCACCTTGTAATGGGTGCGGCTTCTGCCTTTGGGTTATTTGCAGGAGTTTATCACTGGTTCCCAAAAATGTTTGGACGCATGATGAATCCGACACTTGGTCAGATCCACTTCTGGTTTACGTTCATTGGTATATATCTGATTTTTATTCCAATGCATTACGTGGGTATTGCTGGTTTTCCACGCAGATATTATCAGTTTACAAGTTATGACTTCACAAACAAGTTCATGGATATGAACATGTTTATATCAGTAGCAGCGATATTCTCTTTCCTTGCTCAATTTATATTCTTGTGGAACTTCTTTTACAGCATATTTAAAGGAAAAAGAGCACCGCAAAACCCATGGCGTTCAAATACACTGGAATGGACTGCACCTGTTGTTCCTGGTCACGGAAACTGGGAGGGTGAACTTCCTGCAGTTTACCGGTGGTCATACGATTACAGCAAACCTGGTGCTAAGGAAGACTTTATTCCTCAGAATATTCCATATTCACAAACCTTGGAATCGAATTTTCCTCACGAAAACGAATTGATTTCTACGGAGAAAGCAATTGAGGCTCAAAATTTTAATGACCAGTTCAACTCTCATTGA
- the nrfD gene encoding NrfD/PsrC family molybdoenzyme membrane anchor subunit has product MHVTSPVRNPLIQGGKTYADVTEDICRQVEGPATKEWKIAFGISLIVLAYGSACLAWTWWEGLGVWGLNKTVGWAWDITNFVWWVGIGHAGTLISAILLLFRQKWRTSINRAAEAMTIFAVICAASFILMHMGRPWMAYWALPLPNVFGSLWVNFNSPLVWDVFAISTYFSVSLVFWYIGLIPDLATIRDRATSKISRFMYGTFAMGWDGSAKTWSRYEYISLILAGLSTPLVLSVHTIVSMDFATSVIPGWHTTIFPPYFVAGAIFSGFAMVQNLMLITRVVYRLEDYITLEHIETMNKVITLTGSVVGVAYITEFFIAWYSGVEYEYYAFFNRMTGPYWWAYWAMMTCNVISPQLFWSRKLRRSITFTFFISVVVNIGMWFERFVIIVTSLHRDYIPSSWAMFSPTRFDIGDYIFSFGLFFTLFLLFSKYLPVINMAEVKAVIRSTSSNLPKNIAGVAKVRHQGVAEPVYNKDIE; this is encoded by the coding sequence ATGCATGTTACTTCACCCGTGAGAAACCCCCTGATTCAAGGAGGTAAAACGTACGCAGACGTGACGGAAGATATATGCCGCCAGGTAGAAGGGCCAGCAACGAAGGAATGGAAAATTGCGTTTGGAATTTCCCTGATTGTACTGGCTTATGGATCGGCATGTCTGGCGTGGACCTGGTGGGAAGGCTTGGGAGTCTGGGGTTTGAATAAAACTGTCGGCTGGGCTTGGGATATCACAAACTTTGTATGGTGGGTAGGTATTGGTCATGCAGGAACTTTAATTTCGGCTATTCTTTTGCTTTTCCGTCAAAAATGGAGAACATCTATTAACCGTGCGGCAGAAGCAATGACCATTTTTGCGGTTATTTGTGCTGCTTCATTTATCCTTATGCACATGGGCCGTCCATGGATGGCATATTGGGCTTTACCTCTTCCAAACGTTTTTGGATCTTTATGGGTAAACTTCAACTCACCGCTTGTATGGGACGTTTTTGCGATCAGTACTTATTTCTCGGTATCTCTAGTATTCTGGTATATTGGTTTAATTCCTGATTTGGCTACAATCCGTGACCGCGCAACGAGTAAAATTTCCCGCTTTATGTATGGAACATTTGCTATGGGTTGGGACGGTTCGGCTAAAACCTGGTCTCGTTATGAATATATCAGCTTAATTCTTGCTGGTTTATCCACACCCCTTGTATTATCCGTGCATACTATTGTAAGTATGGACTTTGCAACTTCAGTAATTCCGGGATGGCATACAACAATCTTTCCTCCGTACTTTGTAGCGGGTGCTATCTTTTCAGGATTTGCCATGGTACAAAATCTGATGCTTATTACACGTGTGGTTTACAGACTGGAAGATTATATTACATTAGAACACATTGAAACCATGAATAAGGTAATCACCTTAACGGGTTCCGTTGTGGGTGTGGCGTATATTACAGAATTCTTTATTGCATGGTATTCCGGAGTAGAATACGAATATTATGCTTTCTTTAACCGTATGACTGGTCCTTACTGGTGGGCATATTGGGCAATGATGACGTGTAATGTAATTTCTCCTCAATTGTTCTGGTCACGTAAATTACGCCGCAGTATTACATTTACCTTCTTTATTTCTGTGGTTGTAAATATTGGTATGTGGTTTGAGCGTTTCGTAATTATCGTTACTTCTTTGCACCGCGATTATATTCCTTCCAGCTGGGCTATGTTTTCTCCAACCCGTTTTGATATCGGAGATTATATTTTCTCATTCGGACTGTTCTTTACACTCTTCCTTTTATTCTCTAAATATTTACCAGTGATAAATATGGCAGAGGTTAAGGCAGTTATCAGGTCTACTTCTTCAAATCTGCCTAAAAACATTGCGGGTGTTGCAAAGGTAAGGCATCAGGGAGTAGCAGAGCCGGTGTATAATAAAGACATAGAATAA
- a CDS encoding cytochrome c, producing the protein MKFKDLYKYSGSLMVLLILVSCGRDPNNPGKEYAPNMYLPVGYEPYKQEKPNPINPMGLTMRLPVEGTVARRNYKTSFGEGDSANVDLMVYNIPADSITISERVLKNPIALNEKTLAEGKILYDRYCQHCHGATGAGDGKVGAMYKGVPNYASDAYKNLNEGHIFHVITHGKARMWPHGSQINPEERWKIVHYVQKLQKGA; encoded by the coding sequence ATGAAATTTAAAGATTTATATAAATACTCGGGTTCTTTGATGGTATTGCTTATTCTTGTAAGCTGTGGCCGTGACCCTAACAACCCAGGAAAGGAATATGCACCTAATATGTACCTCCCGGTTGGATATGAGCCTTACAAACAGGAAAAACCAAATCCGATTAACCCGATGGGCTTAACAATGAGGCTGCCTGTTGAAGGGACAGTGGCCCGTCGTAACTATAAAACTTCTTTTGGGGAAGGAGATTCTGCAAATGTTGATTTAATGGTTTATAATATTCCTGCTGATAGCATTACAATATCGGAGAGAGTTTTAAAAAATCCGATTGCATTGAATGAAAAAACTTTGGCAGAAGGAAAAATTCTTTACGACAGATATTGCCAGCATTGCCACGGTGCTACCGGGGCAGGAGATGGAAAAGTAGGTGCCATGTATAAAGGTGTTCCTAATTATGCCAGTGACGCTTACAAAAACTTGAATGAAGGGCATATTTTCCACGTAATTACCCATGGTAAAGCTCGTATGTGGCCTCATGGTTCGCAAATAAATCCTGAAGAGCGGTGGAAAATTGTACATTATGTACAAAAACTGCAAAAAGGAGCTTAA
- a CDS encoding cytochrome c oxidase subunit II gives MYYIIALVALVFVVITGLVISKLGDVLKSVKKSDSEDTEPSGNKVNGAMFIVILIGGAIAITWSYLHAREFFLPEASSIHGRRTDDLFWFSMGILTIPFIAVNFLIFFFAWKYQHKKNHRASFYPDNHKLELIWTIVPAIVMALLVFTGWKAWSDITSDAPRDAEVIEITGKQFNWIVRYAGVNDNKLGNYNYKLIDAQNEVGIDLTDENSFDDFTNPSEMHIPVDRPVLLKIRARDVLHSVFIPHMRVKMDAVPGMPTKFWFVPDKSTAEMRAELNNPKFDYEIACTEVCGQGHFSMKIRLIVEDEASYKKWCAEQSTFLQTYPEYLAKVPDNLKAKAMKGLPETAAPADSSATASAATGVGAGSSIRR, from the coding sequence ATGTATTATATTATCGCATTAGTTGCTCTTGTTTTTGTGGTTATCACTGGCTTAGTGATCTCCAAACTGGGTGACGTATTGAAAAGTGTAAAAAAATCTGATTCGGAAGATACTGAACCATCCGGTAACAAAGTTAACGGAGCCATGTTCATTGTCATTTTGATTGGTGGGGCAATCGCAATCACCTGGTCATATTTACATGCAAGAGAATTCTTTTTGCCCGAAGCATCTTCAATTCATGGCAGAAGAACAGATGATTTGTTTTGGTTCTCAATGGGTATCCTTACAATTCCTTTTATTGCTGTAAATTTCCTTATTTTCTTTTTCGCTTGGAAATACCAGCATAAAAAGAACCATAGAGCTTCCTTTTACCCTGACAACCATAAACTAGAGTTGATCTGGACGATTGTTCCTGCTATTGTAATGGCATTGTTGGTTTTTACAGGATGGAAAGCATGGTCTGATATAACTTCCGATGCTCCTCGTGATGCAGAAGTAATTGAAATTACCGGAAAGCAATTTAACTGGATCGTTCGCTATGCAGGTGTAAATGACAACAAATTGGGTAACTACAATTACAAGTTAATTGATGCACAGAATGAGGTTGGAATAGATTTAACAGATGAAAATTCTTTTGATGACTTTACTAATCCGAGTGAAATGCATATCCCTGTTGATCGTCCTGTTCTTTTGAAAATCAGAGCACGTGATGTTTTGCACAGTGTTTTTATTCCTCATATGCGGGTTAAAATGGATGCTGTTCCCGGAATGCCAACAAAATTTTGGTTTGTTCCGGATAAATCGACAGCCGAAATGCGTGCTGAATTGAATAACCCTAAATTTGATTACGAAATTGCTTGTACGGAAGTTTGTGGACAAGGACACTTTTCAATGAAAATTCGTCTGATTGTTGAAGACGAAGCTTCATACAAAAAATGGTGCGCTGAACAATCCACATTTTTGCAAACTTATCCTGAATACCTGGCTAAGGTACCAGATAATTTGAAAGCCAAGGCTATGAAAGGTTTGCCTGAAACAGCAGCCCCAGCTGATAGCTCAGCTACTGCAAGTGCTGCAACAGGAGTAGGTGCGGGTAGTAGTATTCGCCGTTAA
- a CDS encoding TAT-variant-translocated molybdopterin oxidoreductase — protein sequence MENTSKRYWRGLEELRNDEKFVKSAGSEFADGPTESQYESLVDGVGTHRRDFLKVLGFGMAAVSLAACEAPVKKAIPYVNKPEGEFPTIANWYASTYSEGGDYASILVKTREGRPVKIESNALSKVSFGVSSRAHASLLGLYDNEKLRGPKKGDDSKVSWDTIDKEILSQLTQIAAKGGAIRIVSSTILSPSTKSVIADFTAKYPTTGYVVYDANSSSAIVKGNELSFGKAVIPSYDFSKAKVIVSIDADFLGSWLSPDTFSAQFAETRRLGSDKDGKKEMSRHYQFESILSVTGSNADYRSAVKPSQLGLVVTSLYNKVAAKLGGTAIPAASIEVPNLDKAAAELVAAKGQALVVSGINDPSVQVVVNALNSLLGNYGSTINLDKAVNFRLGNDIAMNQFIDEVKGGKVDAVILFGANPVYDHPRGAELEASLPKVSLSISFNDRADETSSLFKYICPAPHYLESWNDAEPVSGSYSLTQPAISLIFNTRQAQASLLKWAGLPSDFHEYLKAYWRKNIYTQGGTGNFENFWIKSLHDGIYDTTSTTGNSAISFAGNLSAAAAGISKKYKASSSDIELTLFENIGIGNGALANNPWLQELPDPVTKACWDNHALISQKTAAELGFAQGDMVKIEIKGKSVEVPVLIQPGQANGTVAVAIGFGRVKAGKSANNVGKNVYPLAIFSEGFLSLTPGVASVAKTGETREIAQTQTHNTVMNRKSVLQETVLAHFQKDPLAGRFIPKIHTSEGEVDATDLSLWNGHKYKNHSWGMVIDLNTCFGCGSCVISCQSENNIPVVGRQEVINSREMHWLRIDRYYSSDADVEDLRGLEIASENPEVTFQPMLCQHCNNAPCETVCPVLATTHSSEGLNQMTYNRCVGTRYCANNCPYKVRRFNWFKYFDNDNFDYNFNNDLGKMVINPDVTVRSRGVIEKCSMCVHRIQDAKLTAKKERRRVVDGDVSVACASSCPTNAITFGDMNDPESKISKLLEIEKEGRAFHMLEEINVRPQISYLTKVRNKDAGTKIEAKKEHA from the coding sequence GAAAGTTTGGTAGACGGAGTTGGAACGCACCGCCGAGATTTCTTAAAAGTTTTGGGCTTTGGAATGGCGGCTGTTTCACTTGCAGCTTGTGAAGCTCCTGTAAAAAAAGCAATACCTTACGTTAATAAGCCAGAAGGTGAATTTCCTACAATAGCTAACTGGTATGCATCGACTTATTCAGAAGGTGGGGATTATGCCAGTATTCTGGTAAAGACCCGTGAAGGTCGTCCTGTGAAAATTGAAAGTAATGCACTTTCCAAAGTTTCATTCGGCGTTAGTTCGCGTGCCCATGCTTCTCTTTTAGGATTATATGATAATGAAAAATTAAGAGGCCCTAAAAAAGGAGATGATTCCAAAGTTAGCTGGGATACTATTGACAAAGAGATTCTCAGTCAACTTACACAGATTGCTGCAAAAGGTGGAGCGATTCGCATTGTTTCCTCTACAATTTTAAGCCCATCGACAAAGTCAGTTATTGCTGATTTTACTGCAAAATATCCTACAACTGGGTACGTTGTTTACGATGCAAATTCGTCTTCGGCAATTGTTAAAGGAAATGAGCTTTCATTTGGTAAGGCCGTAATTCCTTCGTATGATTTTAGTAAAGCGAAAGTAATAGTTAGTATTGACGCTGATTTTCTTGGTTCATGGTTATCTCCTGATACTTTCTCAGCTCAATTTGCAGAAACTCGTAGATTAGGTAGTGATAAGGATGGTAAGAAAGAAATGTCCCGCCATTATCAGTTTGAGTCGATTCTTTCAGTAACAGGATCAAATGCTGATTACCGTTCAGCTGTTAAGCCTTCACAACTTGGTTTAGTTGTAACATCTTTATATAATAAGGTTGCTGCAAAATTAGGCGGAACTGCTATACCAGCAGCGTCGATAGAAGTTCCTAATCTGGACAAAGCAGCAGCAGAACTTGTTGCGGCAAAAGGACAGGCACTTGTCGTAAGCGGAATAAATGACCCTTCTGTTCAGGTTGTAGTTAATGCCTTAAACAGTTTGTTAGGTAATTATGGATCAACTATAAATCTGGACAAGGCTGTTAATTTCCGTCTTGGGAATGACATAGCAATGAACCAGTTTATTGATGAAGTAAAAGGCGGAAAAGTTGATGCTGTTATATTATTTGGAGCGAATCCGGTATATGACCATCCTCGTGGTGCAGAATTGGAAGCTTCTTTGCCAAAAGTTTCACTGAGCATTTCATTTAACGATCGTGCAGACGAAACATCTTCATTATTCAAATATATTTGTCCTGCACCGCATTATTTGGAATCCTGGAATGATGCTGAGCCAGTTTCTGGTTCATACAGTTTGACACAGCCTGCTATTAGTTTGATTTTCAATACACGTCAGGCACAAGCCAGTTTGTTGAAATGGGCCGGTCTGCCCTCTGACTTTCACGAATATTTAAAAGCATATTGGAGAAAGAATATTTACACTCAGGGAGGTACAGGAAATTTTGAAAATTTCTGGATAAAATCTCTTCATGATGGTATTTATGATACGACTTCAACAACTGGTAATTCAGCAATAAGTTTTGCCGGAAATTTAAGTGCGGCAGCTGCCGGAATATCAAAAAAATATAAAGCCTCTTCTTCTGATATCGAACTTACGCTGTTTGAAAATATTGGAATTGGTAACGGAGCCCTGGCAAATAATCCCTGGTTGCAGGAATTGCCTGATCCGGTAACAAAAGCGTGCTGGGATAATCACGCACTTATATCTCAAAAAACTGCGGCTGAATTAGGTTTCGCTCAGGGGGATATGGTTAAAATAGAGATTAAAGGAAAATCTGTTGAGGTTCCTGTTTTAATTCAGCCGGGACAGGCTAATGGAACTGTTGCAGTTGCTATTGGTTTTGGCCGTGTAAAAGCGGGCAAATCTGCGAATAATGTGGGTAAAAATGTTTATCCTCTTGCTATCTTCTCAGAAGGGTTTCTTTCTTTAACTCCTGGCGTAGCATCAGTTGCTAAAACGGGTGAAACAAGGGAAATAGCGCAAACGCAGACTCACAATACAGTGATGAACCGTAAATCTGTGCTTCAGGAAACAGTTCTGGCACATTTCCAGAAAGATCCTTTGGCAGGCCGTTTTATTCCGAAAATACATACATCAGAAGGTGAAGTAGATGCAACAGACCTTTCACTTTGGAATGGTCATAAATATAAAAACCACTCATGGGGAATGGTCATTGACCTGAACACATGTTTTGGATGTGGCTCATGCGTGATAAGCTGCCAGTCTGAAAATAATATACCTGTTGTCGGGCGTCAGGAAGTAATTAACAGTCGCGAAATGCACTGGTTGCGTATTGACCGCTATTACAGCAGTGATGCCGATGTTGAAGATCTCAGAGGATTGGAAATTGCTTCTGAAAATCCAGAAGTTACTTTTCAGCCAATGTTATGCCAGCATTGTAATAATGCTCCCTGCGAAACAGTTTGTCCGGTATTGGCAACTACCCATAGTTCTGAAGGGTTAAACCAAATGACTTATAACCGTTGCGTTGGTACGAGGTATTGTGCAAATAACTGTCCATACAAAGTACGTCGTTTCAACTGGTTCAAATATTTTGACAATGATAATTTTGATTATAACTTTAATAATGATCTTGGTAAAATGGTCATTAATCCTGACGTAACAGTACGTTCCAGAGGAGTTATTGAGAAATGTTCAATGTGTGTCCATAGAATTCAGGATGCCAAATTAACAGCTAAAAAAGAGAGAAGACGTGTTGTTGATGGTGACGTAAGCGTAGCTTGTGCTTCTTCATGCCCAACTAACGCTATTACTTTTGGAGATATGAATGACCCTGAAAGTAAAATTTCAAAGTTATTGGAAATAGAGAAAGAGGGACGTGCCTTCCATATGCTGGAAGAAATTAATGTTCGGCCTCAGATATCTTACTTAACAAAAGTGAGAAACAAAGATGCTGGAACAAAAATTGAAGCTAAAAAGGAACACGCTTAG